CGCGGCGTGGCCGGCGCCATGTGCATGTTGGGCCGGGTGCGCATTTTTTCGATCCAGTCGCGCAGCCACGGCTGGTGCGGCGGCTTGAACAGCGCCGTCACCGGGCGATGCAGGGCATGGGATTGGGGCAGCACTTCAAAGCAGCCCAGGTGCGGGGTCAGGATGATGATGCCCTTGCCGCGCGCCTGCAGGGCGCCCAGTTCAGGCCACAGGTGGTCGTCAAAGCCGTACAGCCTGGCGCCGATCCTGCGGCGGCTCCAGAAGTAGGGCATCTCGATGATCATGCGCCCGGCCGAGCGGGCGGCCTCGTCGATCATCGCCTCGGTGGCGTCGGGGAAGGCGAGGCGGAAATTCTCCCGCAGGCGCTGGCCATAGCGGCCCGGCAGCCGTGCGATCAGCAGGCCCAGCGCGCCGCCCGCGGCCTGCAGCAGCCGCAGCGGGAAACGGGAGATCAGCCAGAATAAAAAAGTCATCAGGCGTGGAAAACGGGTCCAGGCAAGTCCGCCGCGGGACTGTGACCGGGATCAGACGGGCAGGCAGGCGTGGGTCCGGCATGCCGGCAAGGTGTCGTACCGCACCCCTGTGGCGCTGCAACGACGCCTGCAGGCGCGTATAATAGCGTGTATCGCCGAGTTAACTGACAACTTGCGGGGCGATGCGGCTCTAACCGGGCTGCCTGAAATACCGCTAAAGCGTCGCCGCCATGGACCGAACAGGCTGGCACGCAATAGCCAACCTGGAGAATAAGTTCGTGGCAAACGACTTCCTTTTTACTTCGGAATCCGTCTCCGAAGGCCATCCCGACAAGGTCGCCGACCAGATTTCCGA
The window above is part of the Cupriavidus taiwanensis LMG 19424 genome. Proteins encoded here:
- a CDS encoding lysophospholipid acyltransferase family protein, whose amino-acid sequence is MTFLFWLISRFPLRLLQAAGGALGLLIARLPGRYGQRLRENFRLAFPDATEAMIDEAARSAGRMIIEMPYFWSRRRIGARLYGFDDHLWPELGALQARGKGIIILTPHLGCFEVLPQSHALHRPVTALFKPPHQPWLRDWIEKMRTRPNMHMAPATPRGVRMLVKALKRGQAVGILPDQVPSGGEGNWAPFFGKPAYTMALVHRLQQLTGAPVVAVFAERLPRGAGYRGHLRVIEDGGMLPDDPAAAAAVINRTIEELVRLCPTQYLWGYNRYKQPAGAGTPGTPDTPATEGTDSAPATDRSIS